A single window of Toxotes jaculatrix isolate fToxJac2 chromosome 4, fToxJac2.pri, whole genome shotgun sequence DNA harbors:
- the trim25 gene encoding E3 ubiquitin/ISG15 ligase TRIM25 isoform X7, whose product MAEIDETQFSLMSLEDELTCSICLSTFDCPVTIPCGHNFCQDCLLATWKDTYSCPQCRTHFATKPELKKNTVLSTVVQTFNLRSSKSEGNLFGEEKKAEEKDVIRCDTCMEAEASQTCLTCMASFCEEHLRPHRENPIFRVHQLSEPVGDLSERICPDHHKLMELFCSQHGRPICSLCLQNVHKGCSFTSPEEQRTQKETDLRVKLGLLDGKIRKNEAVICQMQDMQNKLKDSATNRKKAVAAEYHQMREMLLRQERDALNAVDREMESGQTKLRVFMKKLTENVNNMSKAKEDIHSLLSQSQTLAFLQASVNLPPAVNFDPYAPRISVDSKTVIATHASAAALKDYLAELFKQPVEARLQMIKPELKVPQEQQRLPRSHSPGPGAQPKAGPKKKAPKQTKKPSQSTEDVLGNENLTRLKEKLDKLKGCPPAGEPTHKPETSDLSPNVTSAEKRSELLKYGTVLTFDPKTAHKRIILTEDFTKASVSDEHADYPDCPERFAVCSQVLTSKGFSRGRHYWEVRLSSNNFVGIGLAYSSIDRKGPSSRLGRNNQSWCVEWFNVKLSAWHNSSETVLANPSPKRVGVLLDCEAGMATFYNVADRAYPFHSFVFPFAAAVYPAFWIFSSGSSISLCKLQA is encoded by the exons ATGGCCGAAATAGACGAGACTCAGTTTTCTCTGATGAGTCTGGAGGATGAACTGACCTGCAGCATCTGTCTCAGTACCTTTGACTGTCCGGTGACCATCCCCTGCGGCCACAACTTCTGCCAGGACTGTCTCCTCGCCACCTGGAAGGACACCTacagctgtcctcagtgtcGGACCCACTTCGCCACCAAACCGGAACTGAAGAAAAACACGGTCCTCAGCACCGTCGTGCAGACCTTCAACTTGAGGTCAAGCAAGAGCGAGGGCAACCTGTtcggagaggagaaaaaagccGAGGAAAAGGATGTTATCCGCTGTGATACATGTATGGAAGCAGAGGCGTCTCAGACCTGCCTCACCTGCATGGCCTCTTTCTGTGAGGAGCACCTGCGGCCTCACCGGGAAAACCCAATTTTCCGTGTCCACCAGCTGAGTGAGCCCGTCGGTGACCTGTCGGAGCGCATCTGCCCGGATCACCACAAGCTGATGGAGCTCTTCTGCAGCCAGCACGGCCGTCCAATCTGCAGCCTCTGTCTCCAAAATGTCCACAAAGGCTGCTCCTTCACGTCTCCTGAGGAGCAGAGGACCCaaaaagag ACCGACCTGAGAGTCAAGTTAGGCTTGCTGGATGGGAAGATTAGGAAGAATGAAGCTGTTATTTGTCAAATGCAGGACATGCAGAACAAGTTGAAG GACTCAGCGACCAACAGGAAAAAAGCTGTGGCAGCTGAGTATCATCAGATGCGGGAAATGTTGCTTCGACAGGAGCGTGATGCTCTGAATGCAGTCGATCGAGAGATGGAGAGTGGTCAGACCAAACTCAGGGTTTTCATGAAGAAGCTAACTGAGAACGTTAATAACATGAGCAAAGCTAAAGAAGATATCCACAGTCTGCTGAGTCAGTCCCAAACGCTGGCCTTCCTACAG GCGTCAGTTAACCTGCCCCCAGCTGTAAACTTTGACCCTTATGCCCCTCGAATCAGCGTGGACTCCAAGACGGTCATAGCGACACACGCCTCTGCTGCTGCCCTAAAGGACTATCTGGCAGAGCTCTTTAAACAGCCTGTTGAGGCCAGACTGCAAATGATTAAACCAG AGCTGAAAGTGCCTCAAGAGCAACAGAGACTTCCTAGGTCCCATAGTCCAGGTCCAGGTGCCCAACCCAAAGCAGGCCCAAAGAAGAAAGCTCCAA aacaaaccaaaaaaccTTCCCAATCCACTGAGGACGTTTTGGGAAATGAGAATCTAACCAGATTGAAGGAAAAACTGGACAAACTCAAAGgctgtcctcctgcaggtgaACCCACTCACAAACCAG AAACTTCAGACCTTTCCCCGAACGTAACATCTGCTGAAAAAAGAAGTGAACTTCTGAAAT ATGGCACAGTACTCACTTTTGATCCAAAGACAGCTCACAAACGCATCATACTGACTGAGGACTTCACAAAGGCCTCTGTGTCAGATGAGCACGCAGACTACCCCGACTGCCCTGAACGCTTCGCCGTCTGCTCCCAGGTGCTCACCTCCAAGGGTTTCTCCAGAGGACGCCATTACTGGGAAGTCCGACTGAGCAGCAACAACTTTGTCGGCATAGGCTTGGCTTACAGCAGCATTGACCGCAAAGGTCCCTCCAGTCGACTGGGCCGCAACAACCAGTCCTGGTGTGTCGAGTGGTTTAATGTCAAGCTGTCAGCTTGGCATAACAGCAGTGAAACCGTTCTGGCCAATCCCAGTCCAAAGCGCGTAGGTGTGCTGTTGGACTGTGAGGCGGGCATGGCTACGTTCTATAACGTGGCAGACAGGGCGTATCCCTTCCACTCCTTTGTGTTCccctttgctgctgctgtgtatcCAGCTTTCTGGATTTTCTCAAGTGGCTCATCCATTTCTTTGTGCAAGCTGCAGGCATGA
- the trim25 gene encoding E3 ubiquitin/ISG15 ligase TRIM25 isoform X4 produces the protein MAEIDETQFSLMSLEDELTCSICLSTFDCPVTIPCGHNFCQDCLLATWKDTYSCPQCRTHFATKPELKKNTVLSTVVQTFNLRSSKSEGNLFGEEKKAEEKDVIRCDTCMEAEASQTCLTCMASFCEEHLRPHRENPIFRVHQLSEPVGDLSERICPDHHKLMELFCSQHGRPICSLCLQNVHKGCSFTSPEEQRTQKETDLRVKLGLLDGKIRKNEAVICQMQDMQNKLKDSATNRKKAVAAEYHQMREMLLRQERDALNAVDREMESGQTKLRVFMKKLTENVNNMSKAKEDIHSLLSQSQTLAFLQASVNLPPAVNFDPYAPRISVDSKTVIATHASAAALKDYLAELFKQPVEARLQMIKPGEYAGQSSASASGFTPLNTGPYQESELKVPQEQQRLPRSHSPGPGAQPKAGPKKKAPKQTKKPSQSTEDVLGNENLTRLKEKLDKLKGCPPAGEPTHKPETSDLSPNVTSAEKRSELLKYGTVLTFDPKTAHKRIILTEDFTKASVSDEHADYPDCPERFAVCSQVLTSKGFSRGRHYWEVRLSSNNFVGIGLAYSSIDRKGPSSRLGRNNQSWCVEWFNVKLSAWHNSSETVLANPSPKRVGVLLDCEAGMATFYNVADRAYPFHSFVFPFAAAVYPAFWIFSSGSSISLCKLQA, from the exons ATGGCCGAAATAGACGAGACTCAGTTTTCTCTGATGAGTCTGGAGGATGAACTGACCTGCAGCATCTGTCTCAGTACCTTTGACTGTCCGGTGACCATCCCCTGCGGCCACAACTTCTGCCAGGACTGTCTCCTCGCCACCTGGAAGGACACCTacagctgtcctcagtgtcGGACCCACTTCGCCACCAAACCGGAACTGAAGAAAAACACGGTCCTCAGCACCGTCGTGCAGACCTTCAACTTGAGGTCAAGCAAGAGCGAGGGCAACCTGTtcggagaggagaaaaaagccGAGGAAAAGGATGTTATCCGCTGTGATACATGTATGGAAGCAGAGGCGTCTCAGACCTGCCTCACCTGCATGGCCTCTTTCTGTGAGGAGCACCTGCGGCCTCACCGGGAAAACCCAATTTTCCGTGTCCACCAGCTGAGTGAGCCCGTCGGTGACCTGTCGGAGCGCATCTGCCCGGATCACCACAAGCTGATGGAGCTCTTCTGCAGCCAGCACGGCCGTCCAATCTGCAGCCTCTGTCTCCAAAATGTCCACAAAGGCTGCTCCTTCACGTCTCCTGAGGAGCAGAGGACCCaaaaagag ACCGACCTGAGAGTCAAGTTAGGCTTGCTGGATGGGAAGATTAGGAAGAATGAAGCTGTTATTTGTCAAATGCAGGACATGCAGAACAAGTTGAAG GACTCAGCGACCAACAGGAAAAAAGCTGTGGCAGCTGAGTATCATCAGATGCGGGAAATGTTGCTTCGACAGGAGCGTGATGCTCTGAATGCAGTCGATCGAGAGATGGAGAGTGGTCAGACCAAACTCAGGGTTTTCATGAAGAAGCTAACTGAGAACGTTAATAACATGAGCAAAGCTAAAGAAGATATCCACAGTCTGCTGAGTCAGTCCCAAACGCTGGCCTTCCTACAG GCGTCAGTTAACCTGCCCCCAGCTGTAAACTTTGACCCTTATGCCCCTCGAATCAGCGTGGACTCCAAGACGGTCATAGCGACACACGCCTCTGCTGCTGCCCTAAAGGACTATCTGGCAGAGCTCTTTAAACAGCCTGTTGAGGCCAGACTGCAAATGATTAAACCAGGTGAATATGCAG GTCAAAGTTCAGCTTCTGCCTCAGGATTTACACCTTTGAACACTGGACCTTACCAGGAATCTG AGCTGAAAGTGCCTCAAGAGCAACAGAGACTTCCTAGGTCCCATAGTCCAGGTCCAGGTGCCCAACCCAAAGCAGGCCCAAAGAAGAAAGCTCCAA aacaaaccaaaaaaccTTCCCAATCCACTGAGGACGTTTTGGGAAATGAGAATCTAACCAGATTGAAGGAAAAACTGGACAAACTCAAAGgctgtcctcctgcaggtgaACCCACTCACAAACCAG AAACTTCAGACCTTTCCCCGAACGTAACATCTGCTGAAAAAAGAAGTGAACTTCTGAAAT ATGGCACAGTACTCACTTTTGATCCAAAGACAGCTCACAAACGCATCATACTGACTGAGGACTTCACAAAGGCCTCTGTGTCAGATGAGCACGCAGACTACCCCGACTGCCCTGAACGCTTCGCCGTCTGCTCCCAGGTGCTCACCTCCAAGGGTTTCTCCAGAGGACGCCATTACTGGGAAGTCCGACTGAGCAGCAACAACTTTGTCGGCATAGGCTTGGCTTACAGCAGCATTGACCGCAAAGGTCCCTCCAGTCGACTGGGCCGCAACAACCAGTCCTGGTGTGTCGAGTGGTTTAATGTCAAGCTGTCAGCTTGGCATAACAGCAGTGAAACCGTTCTGGCCAATCCCAGTCCAAAGCGCGTAGGTGTGCTGTTGGACTGTGAGGCGGGCATGGCTACGTTCTATAACGTGGCAGACAGGGCGTATCCCTTCCACTCCTTTGTGTTCccctttgctgctgctgtgtatcCAGCTTTCTGGATTTTCTCAAGTGGCTCATCCATTTCTTTGTGCAAGCTGCAGGCATGA